A genomic region of Caenorhabditis elegans chromosome V contains the following coding sequences:
- the mrck-1 gene encoding non-specific serine/threonine protein kinase (Confirmed by transcript evidence) codes for MDEERASHTAQSEQEMKQLEAHYERAQKMLQDNVEQMNVENRGLRDEIEKLSQQMAALPRGGLNEQQLHEIFNWVSEEKATREEMENLTRKITGEVESLKNNSPLTTSNYIQNTPSGWGSRRMNNVARKDGLDLQRQLQAEIDAKLKLKAELKNSQEQYLTSAARLDDTEKRMASLMREVAMLKQQKNIENSSDSAFSSTMGRGDLMISMNNDYEMSNSSLMRQEMISRQSTPSYENAILLHDHQVPKRVDDLRYKQKPMKTASGIFSPVSISAMERGHNFERMKIKTPTKCGHCTSILIGLDRQGLFCQSCQYACHVSCAERVSQSCPVPEEERRPLGIDPTRGVGTAYEGLVKTPRAGGVRKGWQTAYVVVCDFKLYLYDCTVDRQNKMQDVKNEIRLVLDMRDPDFTVCGVSEADVIHAQKGDIPKIFRVTTTQILNSSSEYSSSSKFYTLFMAETEEEKRKWVVALSELKTLLRRSKLADRKAFLVKEVFDVTTLPSIRVAQCCAIIDRSKIVIGFSDHGLYCIEISRQLLIPVGGEKENKQRCVETVEYDEAEQLLMMIVGPAKDRHVRIVPSAALDGRDLKWIKVNDTKGCHLLAVGTNNPGGRAGFFAVAFKKSVTIFQIDRSEKRHKKWKDLAMPGTPQSIAIFNGRLYVGFSHSFRSWSLVGVDSSPVGSGDASGAVLQHISLVNMEDTSLQFLNQQTSYEAKLIVNVPGSPDEYLLVFNMIGLYVNEMGRRSRLPEVMFPTQAKYFAYHEPYLCVFSENEVDIFNVTLAEWVQTINLRSAKPLSGDGILSTCLCNDSPIFVLLQNVLQDQDSIEVPVNLASGSTDGRKVTRRKFTFRTIGKDDRSASERRSHIQISTPSDFMHIVHMGPAPVMELQQNFIDLQSNHSHTSSDKDSLNRSVNND; via the exons ATGGACGAAGAACGAGCATCTCATACCGCCCAATCAGAACAAGAAATGAAGCAACTGGAAGCTCACTACGAACGAGCACAGAAAATGCTTCAGGACAATGTTGAGCAAATGAACGTCGAAAATCGTGGTCTTCGTGATGAAATCGAGAAGCTCTCTCAACAAATGGCCGCTCTTCCACGTGGAGGTCTCAATGAACAGCAACTCCACGAGATTTTCAATTGGGTCAGTGAAGAGAAGGCTACCCGTGAGGAAATGGAGAATTTGACGAGAAAGATCACCGGAGAAGTTGagtctttgaaaaataattctcCATTGACCACGTCCAACTACATTCAAAATACACCATCCGGATGGGGATCACGAAGAATGAATAACGTTGCCAGGAAAGACGGGTTGGATTTACAACGACAACTTCAAGCTGAAATTGATGCAAAGTTGAAGCTGAAAGCTGAGCTTAAGAACTCCCAAGAACAATACCTAACATCAGCTGCCAGATTAGACGACACTGAAAAACGAATGGCTTCTCTGATGCGTGAAGTGGCGATGCTTAAGcaacagaaaaatattgaaaactctTCGGACAGCGCATTCTCGTCAACGATGGGACGTGGTGATTTGATGATCAGCATGAACAACGATTACGAGATGTCAAATTCATCATTGATGAGACAGGAAATGATATCTCGCCAATCCACTCCTTCCTACGAAAACGCGATACTTCTTCATGACCATCAAGTGCCAAAGCGAGTTGATGACTTGAGATATAAACAAAAACCAATGAAAACGGCTAGTGGAATCTTCTCTCCAGTATCGATATCAGCTATGGAACGAGGTCATAACTTTGAGAGAATGAAGATCAAAACACCCACCAAATGCGGGCATTGTACATCGATTCTCATTGGTCTTGATCGTCAAGGATTATTCTGTCAAAGCTGTCAGTATGCATGCCACGTGTCATGTGCAGAGCGGGTGTCTCAATCGTGTCCTGTGCCAGAAGAAGAACGTCGACCACTGGGAATCGATCCGACACGCGGAGTTGGAACAGCTTACGAAGGTCTTGTGAAGACACCTCGTGCTGGAGGAGTTCGGAAAGGATGGCAAACTGCATACGTTGTAGTATGCGATTTCAAACTTTACCTCTACGATTGTACTGTGGACAGACAAAACAAAATGCAAGATGTAAAGAATGAGATTCGATTGGTGCTTGACATGCGTGATCCTGATTTCACCGTTTGTGGAGTCAGTGAAGCCGATGTTATTCACGCTCAGAAAGgtgatattccaaaaattttccgagtcacgacaactcaaattttgaattcatcaTCTGAATATTCGTCTTCATCGAAGTTCTATACATTGTTCATGGCTGAAactgaagaagaaaaacgaaaatgggTGGTTGCTCTGAGTGAACTGAAGACATTGCTGAGAAGATCAAAGCTGGCGGATCGAAAAGCATTCCTTGTGAAAGAAGTTTTCGATGTGACAACACTTCCATCTATCCGAGTTGCTCAATGCTGTGCGATCATTGATCGATCGAAAATAGTCATAGGATTCTCGGATCACGGATTATACTGCATCGAGATTAGTCGCCAATTGCTGATCCCTGTTGGTGGTGAGAAAGAGAACAAACAGCGGTGTGTTGAAACAGTTGAGTACGACGAAGCCGAGCAATTGCTCATGATGATTGTTGGTCCAGCCAAGGATCGTCATGTTCGGATAGTTCCAAGTGCAGCACTGGACGGTCGAGACTTGAAATGGATCAAAGTGAACGATACGAAAGGATGTCATTTGCTGGCTGTTGGTACCAATAATCCTGGTGGAAGAGCTGGTTTCTTTGCTGTTGCCTTCAAAAAGAGTGTCACCATCTTCCAAATAGATCGGTCAGAGAAACGGCACAAAAAGTGGAAG GATCTCGCCATGCCAGGCACTCCCCAATCAATTGCTATTTTCAACGGCCGTCTATACGTTGGATTCTCCCACAGCTTCCGTTCCTGGTCACTTGTTGGAGTTGACTCATCGCCAGTCGGAAGTGGTGATGCAAGTGGAGCCGTTCTTCAGCATATCT ctcTTGTCAACATGGAGGACACTTCACTGCAATTCCTCAACCAACAAACATCCTACGAGGCAAAATTGATTGTGAATGTACCAGGTTCTCCAGATGAATATCTCCTCGTGTTCAATATGATTGGTCTTTATGTCAACGAAATGGGCCGTCGATCTAGGCTACCAGAAGTGATGTTCCCGACACAGGCCAAATATTTCGCCTACCACGAGCCGTATTTATGTGTGTTCTCGGAGAATGAAGTCGACATTTTCAATGTGACCCTTGCTGAATGGGTTCAAACAATCAATTTGAG atcggcAAAACCACTTTCTGGTGATGGAATTCTCTCAACATGCCTTTGCAATGACTCTCCAATATTCGTACTTCTTCAAAATGTGCTCCAAGATCAAGATTCAATAGAAGTTCCAGTGAATTTGGCATCTGGAAGCACTGATGGACGGAAAGTGACGCGACGGAAGTTCACCTTCCGAACAATCGGAAAAGATGATAG GAGTGCTTCGGAGCGTCGGAGTCACATACAAATCTCGACCCCATCGGATTTCATGCATATAGTTCATATGGGTCCCGCACCGGTCATGGAGCtacaacaaaatttcattgacTTGCAGTCGAATCATTCGCATACTTCATCCGATAAG gattcaCTGAACAGATCTGTAAATAACGACTAA
- the mrck-1 gene encoding Serine/threonine-protein kinase mrck-1 (Partially confirmed by transcript evidence), whose protein sequence is MAEPPPDDSAPVRLKTLENIYMDGPSKKPEALSFETLIDSLICLYDECCNSTLRKEKCIAEFVESVKTVISKAKKLRLSRDDFEVLKVIGKGAFGEVAVVRMRGVGEIYAMKILNKWEMVKRAETACFREERDVLVYGDRRWITNLHYAFQDEKNLYFVMDYYIGGDMLTLLSKFVDHIPESMAKFYIAEMVLAIDSLHRLGYVHRDVKPDNVLLDMQGHIRLADFGSCLRILADGSVASNVAVGTPDYISPEILRAMEDGRGRYGKECDWWSLGICMYEMLYGTTPFYSERLVDTYGKIMSHQDMLDFPDDEIDWVVSEEAKDLIRQLICSSDVRFGRNGLSDFQLHPFFEGIDWNTIRDSNPPYVPEVSSPEDTSNFDVDVCEDDFTPCLQETQPPRVLAAFTGNHLPFVGFSYTHGSLLSDARSLTDEIRAIAQRCQGDAELMEKSVDGFMVELENEKAELVQKLKEAQTIIAQHVAENPRSEEDRNYESTIAQLKDEIQILNKRLEDEALAQQQQKPKDEIVAESEKKLKELKERNKQLVMEKSEIQRELDNINDHLDQVLVEKATVVQQRDDMQAELADVGDSLLTEKDSVKRLQDEAEKAKKQVADFEEKLKEIETEKIALIKKQEEVTIEARKSVETDDHLSEEVVAAKNTIASLQATNEERETEIKKLKQRMDEERASHTAQSEQEMKQLEAHYERAQKMLQDNVEQMNVENRGLRDEIEKLSQQMAALPRGGLNEQQLHEIFNWVSEEKATREEMENLTRKITGEVESLKNNSPLTTSNYIQNTPSGWGSRRMNNVARKDGLDLQRQLQAEIDAKLKLKAELKNSQEQYLTSAARLDDTEKRMASLMREVAMLKQQKNIENSSDSAFSSTMGRGDLMISMNNDYEMSNSSLMRQEMISRQSTPSYENAILLHDHQVPKRVDDLRYKQKPMKTASGIFSPVSISAMERGHNFERMKIKTPTKCGHCTSILIGLDRQGLFCQSCQYACHVSCAERVSQSCPVPEEERRPLGIDPTRGVGTAYEGLVKTPRAGGVRKGWQTAYVVVCDFKLYLYDCTVDRQNKMQDVKNEIRLVLDMRDPDFTVCGVSEADVIHAQKGDIPKIFRVTTTQILNSSSEYSSSSKFYTLFMAETEEEKRKWVVALSELKTLLRRSKLADRKAFLVKEVFDVTTLPSIRVAQCCAIIDRSKIVIGFSDHGLYCIEISRQLLIPVGGEKENKQRCVETVEYDEAEQLLMMIVGPAKDRHVRIVPSAALDGRDLKWIKVNDTKGCHLLAVGTNNPGGRAGFFAVAFKKSVTIFQIDRSEKRHKKWKDLAMPGTPQSIAIFNGRLYVGFSHSFRSWSLVGVDSSPVGSGDASGAVLQHISLVNMEDTSLQFLNQQTSYEAKLIVNVPGSPDEYLLVFNMIGLYVNEMGRRSRLPEVMFPTQAKYFAYHEPYLCVFSENEVDIFNVTLAEWVQTINLRSAKPLSGDGILSTCLCNDSPIFVLLQNVLQDQDSIEVPVNLASGSTDGRKVTRRKFTFRTIGKDDRSASERRSHIQISTPSDFMHIVHMGPAPVMELQQNFIDLQSNHSHTSSDKDSLNRSVNND, encoded by the exons ATGGCTGAACCACCGCCCGATGATTCGGCGCCGGTTCGCCTCAAAAcccttgaaaatatttatatggATGGCCCGAGCAAAAAACCCGAGGCACTttcatttgaaactttaataG ATTCCCTTATTTGTTTATACGATGAATGCTGCAACAGTACGTTACGGAAGGAGAAGTGTATCGCAGAATTTGTTGAATCAG tgaaaacagTGATCAGCAAAGCGAAGAAGCTACGATTGTCTCGAGATGACTTCGAAGTTCTCAAAGTTATCGGAAAAGGAGCATTCGGAGAAGTTGCCGTCGTAAGAATGCGTGGTGTTGGTGAAATTTACGCGATGAAAATACTGAACAAGTGGGAAATGGTAAAAAGAGCAGAAACTGCGTGTTTTCGAGAAGAACGCGATGTTCTTGTGTACGGAGATCGACGATGGATCACTAATTTGCATTACGCTTTTCAAGATGAGAAGAATTTG TATTTCGTAATGGACTACTACATTGGCGGAGATATGCTTActcttttatcaaaattcgTAGATCACATACCAGAATCAATGGCCAAATTCTACATTGCTGAAATGGTTCTTGCGATTGATTCACTTCATCGGTTAGGATATGTGCATCGGGACGTGAAGCCTGACAATGTGCTTCTCGATATGCAAGGACACATTCGGCTCGCTGATTTCGGAAGTTGTCTGAGGATCTTAGCCGATGGATCTGTTGCGTCGAATGTTGCTGTAGGAACACCTGATTATATTTCACCTGAAATACTCAGAGCAATGGAAGACGGCCGCGGGCGGTACGGAAAAGAATGTGATTGGTGGTCACTTGGTATTTGTAT GTATGAAATGCTGTACGGTACAACACCGTTCTATTCGGAACGACTCGTTGACACTTACGGTAAAATTATGAGCCATCAAGACATGCTCGACTTCCCCGATGATGAAATCGATTGGGTTGTGTCGGAAGAGGCAAAGGATCTTATACGACAACTTATCTGTTCGAGTGATGTTCGATTCGGACGAAATGGTCTCAGTGATTTCCAGTTGCATCCGTTCTTTGAGGGAATCGATTGGAATACGATTCGAGATTCGAATCCACCATATGTACCCGAGGTTTCAAGTCCTGAAgatacttcaaattttgatgtgGACGTTTGTGAGGATGATTTTACGCCttgt cttCAGGAAACACAACCTCCTCGAGTACTCGCCGCTTTCACTGGAAATCATCTTCCGTTTGTTGGCTTCTCATATACCCACGGTAGTTTACTATCCGATGCTCGATCACTTACGGATGAAATACGAGCGATAGCACAGCGATGTCAAGGAGACGCAGAATTAATGGAGAAAAGTGTCGATGGGTTTATGGTAGAACTCGAGAATGAGAAGGCCGAGCTTgtgcaaaaactgaaagaagCTCAAACAATTATTGCACAACATGTCGCTGAAAATCCCCGATCTGAAGAAGATAGGAATTATGAATCGACGATAGCACAGCTGAAAGACGAAATACAAATTCTCAATAAACGATTGGAAGATGAAGCTCTTgctcaacaacaacaaaagcCGAAAGATGAAATTGTGGCGGAAAGTGAAAAGAAATTGAAGGAATTGAAAGAACGAAATAAGCAGTTGGTTATGGAGAAAAGTGAGATTCAAAGAGAGTTGGACAATATCAACGATCATTTGGATCAAGTTTTGGTGGAGAAAGCTACAGTAGTACAGCAACGAGATGATATGCAAGCTGAACTGGCTGATGTTGGAGATTCTTTATTAACCGAAAAAGATTCTGTGAAACGGTTACAAGATGAAGCTGAAAAGGCCAAAAAGCAAGTGGCAGATTTCGAAGAGAAGCtgaaagaaattgaaacaGAGAAAATTGCATTGATTAAAA AGCAAGAAGAGGTCACAATTGAAGCTCGAAAGTCGGTTGAAACTGATGATCATCTTTCGGAAGAAGTTGTCGCTGCAAAGAATACCATTGCCTCATTACAAGCAACCAACGAAGAGCGAGAGACTGAAATTAAGAAGCTCAAGCAGAGAATGGACGAAGAACGAGCATCTCATACCGCCCAATCAGAACAAGAAATGAAGCAACTGGAAGCTCACTACGAACGAGCACAGAAAATGCTTCAGGACAATGTTGAGCAAATGAACGTCGAAAATCGTGGTCTTCGTGATGAAATCGAGAAGCTCTCTCAACAAATGGCCGCTCTTCCACGTGGAGGTCTCAATGAACAGCAACTCCACGAGATTTTCAATTGGGTCAGTGAAGAGAAGGCTACCCGTGAGGAAATGGAGAATTTGACGAGAAAGATCACCGGAGAAGTTGagtctttgaaaaataattctcCATTGACCACGTCCAACTACATTCAAAATACACCATCCGGATGGGGATCACGAAGAATGAATAACGTTGCCAGGAAAGACGGGTTGGATTTACAACGACAACTTCAAGCTGAAATTGATGCAAAGTTGAAGCTGAAAGCTGAGCTTAAGAACTCCCAAGAACAATACCTAACATCAGCTGCCAGATTAGACGACACTGAAAAACGAATGGCTTCTCTGATGCGTGAAGTGGCGATGCTTAAGcaacagaaaaatattgaaaactctTCGGACAGCGCATTCTCGTCAACGATGGGACGTGGTGATTTGATGATCAGCATGAACAACGATTACGAGATGTCAAATTCATCATTGATGAGACAGGAAATGATATCTCGCCAATCCACTCCTTCCTACGAAAACGCGATACTTCTTCATGACCATCAAGTGCCAAAGCGAGTTGATGACTTGAGATATAAACAAAAACCAATGAAAACGGCTAGTGGAATCTTCTCTCCAGTATCGATATCAGCTATGGAACGAGGTCATAACTTTGAGAGAATGAAGATCAAAACACCCACCAAATGCGGGCATTGTACATCGATTCTCATTGGTCTTGATCGTCAAGGATTATTCTGTCAAAGCTGTCAGTATGCATGCCACGTGTCATGTGCAGAGCGGGTGTCTCAATCGTGTCCTGTGCCAGAAGAAGAACGTCGACCACTGGGAATCGATCCGACACGCGGAGTTGGAACAGCTTACGAAGGTCTTGTGAAGACACCTCGTGCTGGAGGAGTTCGGAAAGGATGGCAAACTGCATACGTTGTAGTATGCGATTTCAAACTTTACCTCTACGATTGTACTGTGGACAGACAAAACAAAATGCAAGATGTAAAGAATGAGATTCGATTGGTGCTTGACATGCGTGATCCTGATTTCACCGTTTGTGGAGTCAGTGAAGCCGATGTTATTCACGCTCAGAAAGgtgatattccaaaaattttccgagtcacgacaactcaaattttgaattcatcaTCTGAATATTCGTCTTCATCGAAGTTCTATACATTGTTCATGGCTGAAactgaagaagaaaaacgaaaatgggTGGTTGCTCTGAGTGAACTGAAGACATTGCTGAGAAGATCAAAGCTGGCGGATCGAAAAGCATTCCTTGTGAAAGAAGTTTTCGATGTGACAACACTTCCATCTATCCGAGTTGCTCAATGCTGTGCGATCATTGATCGATCGAAAATAGTCATAGGATTCTCGGATCACGGATTATACTGCATCGAGATTAGTCGCCAATTGCTGATCCCTGTTGGTGGTGAGAAAGAGAACAAACAGCGGTGTGTTGAAACAGTTGAGTACGACGAAGCCGAGCAATTGCTCATGATGATTGTTGGTCCAGCCAAGGATCGTCATGTTCGGATAGTTCCAAGTGCAGCACTGGACGGTCGAGACTTGAAATGGATCAAAGTGAACGATACGAAAGGATGTCATTTGCTGGCTGTTGGTACCAATAATCCTGGTGGAAGAGCTGGTTTCTTTGCTGTTGCCTTCAAAAAGAGTGTCACCATCTTCCAAATAGATCGGTCAGAGAAACGGCACAAAAAGTGGAAG GATCTCGCCATGCCAGGCACTCCCCAATCAATTGCTATTTTCAACGGCCGTCTATACGTTGGATTCTCCCACAGCTTCCGTTCCTGGTCACTTGTTGGAGTTGACTCATCGCCAGTCGGAAGTGGTGATGCAAGTGGAGCCGTTCTTCAGCATATCT ctcTTGTCAACATGGAGGACACTTCACTGCAATTCCTCAACCAACAAACATCCTACGAGGCAAAATTGATTGTGAATGTACCAGGTTCTCCAGATGAATATCTCCTCGTGTTCAATATGATTGGTCTTTATGTCAACGAAATGGGCCGTCGATCTAGGCTACCAGAAGTGATGTTCCCGACACAGGCCAAATATTTCGCCTACCACGAGCCGTATTTATGTGTGTTCTCGGAGAATGAAGTCGACATTTTCAATGTGACCCTTGCTGAATGGGTTCAAACAATCAATTTGAG atcggcAAAACCACTTTCTGGTGATGGAATTCTCTCAACATGCCTTTGCAATGACTCTCCAATATTCGTACTTCTTCAAAATGTGCTCCAAGATCAAGATTCAATAGAAGTTCCAGTGAATTTGGCATCTGGAAGCACTGATGGACGGAAAGTGACGCGACGGAAGTTCACCTTCCGAACAATCGGAAAAGATGATAG GAGTGCTTCGGAGCGTCGGAGTCACATACAAATCTCGACCCCATCGGATTTCATGCATATAGTTCATATGGGTCCCGCACCGGTCATGGAGCtacaacaaaatttcattgacTTGCAGTCGAATCATTCGCATACTTCATCCGATAAG gattcaCTGAACAGATCTGTAAATAACGACTAA